Within Candidatus Schekmanbacteria bacterium, the genomic segment TTCCTTCGTCTTCCCACGAAACCACTTTGAGAAGATCTCTTTTTGCAATTCAAAATCGAAAAGGTGCAGTAATGATTTGCGGTGAGCCGGGATGTGGAAAGACTCTGTTGATTAGAACACTTATTCATTCTCTTGATAGTGAAAAATATGAAATTGGACTTATTGGCAATCCCTCTCTCGATACAATTGACCTTCAAAAGGAAATTCTATACCAAATAGGTGTTGAAGATATCCCTGAAGATAAACTTGATATTATCCATTCGCTAAATGAAAATTTATTGAACAATTTCAAGAGAGGCAAGGATACTGTAATATTTATTGATGAAGCGCATATAATCAAAAATAATGAAATTTTTGACGAGATTCGTTTACTTTTGAATTTTCAACTTGACGATAGATATTTGCTGACGATTTTGCTTGCAGGACAACCTGAATTGAGGACTAAGATAAGCAGGATTCCTCAGCTTGAACAAAGAATTTCTGTAAAATGTGAATTGAAGCCGTTAACATATGAAGAAACAGTAGGGTATATTACACTACGGCTGAAGAAGAGCGGAGCAAAGAGAGGAATTTTTACAAAGGAGTCCCTTGATTTGATTTATGAATTGAGCGGTGGGATACCTCGTTTGATAAATAATATCTGTGATTTAGCTCTATTGGCAGGCTATGAAAAAGGATGCGAACAAATAGATACTGTATTGGTCAATGAAGTAGCGCAAATTTAATAAAAGAGGATTCTCAATGGTTAGGGCAAGCGAATTAGTAAATAAAGGGAAAAATTTAAAAGATAAGGGCAGTGGTAAAGAGGAAAAAAGGGAAACTGAGATTTCTCTTGATGGAGTAAATAACGAATTTCCTACATTTGAAGACAAAAAGATTGAAAAAAATAAAAAAGAGTTGAGAAAGCCAAAATCTCTAAATATAGATAAAAATTTTTTTGGAAAAGAATCGGCAGGTGCTGACACATTTGATGATATAGAATTTAAAAGACACAAAGTATCCTACGATGAAGAAAAATCGCTTGTTGAAACTAATGAAAATGATAAATCAGCGGAAATTTACCGAAATGCTCTTGATGTTTTGAAGGGGTCTTTAAATCTTTTTCTGGAAAAGAATAAGATTGATATAGATGGCATAAAAGATGTAGCAGAAAAATTCATTAGGGATATACAAGACCCCAATTCTTCCTTGATTGCCAAAGCCCTTTTTTATCAATCTGCGTCCTTTAATTTGATACAGCATCAAGTCGATGTAGCTATTTTAAGTTTAAAAGTTGCAATGGCTTTGGGAATTACTGGAGAAAGATTGAGGCAACTTCTGATTGGCGCAATGATTCATGATATAGGTTTTGCGAAGATTCCTTCAGAAATTATTGATAAGAGGGAAGAACTTACTGAAAATGAGAGGGAAGAGATTAGAAAACATCCGATTTACAGCAGACAGTTTGTTCTCGATGCATTGGGTTCTGAATATGAATGGCTGGCAACAATAGTTAACCGAGAGCATGAGCGCCTTGATGGAAGCGGATATCCAAAGGGATTAAGCGGCGAAAGTATAGGATTGTTGCCAGAAATTGTAGGTATTACAGATATTTATGAAGCCCTTACACACACTCGCCCACAGCGTGGAAGGATGACGCCTTTCGATGCTGTTAAAATGATCATAAACAGTTATAAGAAGTCTTTTTCAAAAGATGTGATTAAAGCTCTTGTCAGCGAATGGTCAGCCTTTCCCGTAGGAAGCTATGTCCTTTTAAGCTCAAATAAAGTTGGACGGGTAATTGAGGTCAATCCATTGAGTCCCTTAAAACCAAAAGTGGAAATACTTTATGATGCGCAGGGGAATAAATTAGAAGAAACTGAAATCGTGGATTTGAACAAAGATACGCTCGTTTATATCGTTGCGCCTGTCTTTTATGAAGACCTTATAAGTTAATGCCTTTGAAATAATTGCATAAATGACGATGTATAATGATATAATATAAGTATGTAAATTTACGGATTTATGGCAATGAGA encodes:
- a CDS encoding AAA family ATPase produces the protein MYKDYYELNAFPFDNVPDPFFYFPSSSHETTLRRSLFAIQNRKGAVMICGEPGCGKTLLIRTLIHSLDSEKYEIGLIGNPSLDTIDLQKEILYQIGVEDIPEDKLDIIHSLNENLLNNFKRGKDTVIFIDEAHIIKNNEIFDEIRLLLNFQLDDRYLLTILLAGQPELRTKISRIPQLEQRISVKCELKPLTYEETVGYITLRLKKSGAKRGIFTKESLDLIYELSGGIPRLINNICDLALLAGYEKGCEQIDTVLVNEVAQI
- a CDS encoding HD domain-containing protein; this encodes MVRASELVNKGKNLKDKGSGKEEKRETEISLDGVNNEFPTFEDKKIEKNKKELRKPKSLNIDKNFFGKESAGADTFDDIEFKRHKVSYDEEKSLVETNENDKSAEIYRNALDVLKGSLNLFLEKNKIDIDGIKDVAEKFIRDIQDPNSSLIAKALFYQSASFNLIQHQVDVAILSLKVAMALGITGERLRQLLIGAMIHDIGFAKIPSEIIDKREELTENEREEIRKHPIYSRQFVLDALGSEYEWLATIVNREHERLDGSGYPKGLSGESIGLLPEIVGITDIYEALTHTRPQRGRMTPFDAVKMIINSYKKSFSKDVIKALVSEWSAFPVGSYVLLSSNKVGRVIEVNPLSPLKPKVEILYDAQGNKLEETEIVDLNKDTLVYIVAPVFYEDLIS